Below is a window of Janthinobacterium lividum DNA.
GCTCAAGCTTTCTACCCGCACGCTCCGCGAGCAGCATCATCGCGTGCCTATTTGAAATTGCACCAGGTGGAGGTTACCGCGTTTCACCGTAACTTAATACGCTCGTCTCTGTGGCCCTATTCCTCGCCTTATACCTTACGGCTTTCGACGGACGGCCGTTAACCGTCACCCCGCTCTATGGAGTCCGGACCTTCCTCCCGCCAGCGCATTGCTGCGCCGGCCAGCGACTGTCTGGCCTGCTTCACCCGCCATTGTACCGCGCCGCAGCATGTTTCTGCAAAAAGGCCCGTGCAGGTGCGACACCGTTCGCCGGGCCCCTCGTCCGGCCCCGGCCCGGGGGATTGTGTAATTCGGTGTCGCCATTTCAAAAGCCGGGCCAAATCGGCTCACATAGAATGAGGCAAGCTGCTTGCATGCAAGCGCATGCGCACCGCTTGCCCCACTTCTTTGCCACCCACTAGAACATAAAGAGCCGAACATGACGCAACAATCCCGTACCGGCGGCCAGATCCTGGTCGATGCCCTGCAGATCCACGGTGTCGACACCGCCTTTGGCGTGCCTGGCGAAAGCTACCTCGACGTACTCGACGCCCTGCACGATTCGGGCATCCGCTTCATCATCAACCGCCAGGAAGGCGGCGCCGCGTTCATGGCCGAAGCCTACGGCAAACTGACGGGCAAGCCGGGCATCTGTTTCGTCACGCGCGGACCGGGCGCCACCAACGCCTCGATCGGCGTGCACACGGCCTACCAGGATTCCACCCCGATGATCCTGTTCATCGGCCAGGTGGGCAATGATTTCGTCGACCGCGAAGCGTTCCAGGAAATCGACTACCGCCGCATGTACGGCCAGATGGCCAAGTGGGTGGCGCAGATCGACCGCGCCGAGCGCATTCCCGAATACCTGGCGCGCGCCTTCCAGGTGGCCACCAGCGGGCGCCCCGGCCCTGTCGTGCTGGCCCTGCCGGAAGACATGCTCATTTCCATGGCGACTGTCGCCGACACGCGCGCCTACCAGCCGGTGCAGGCGGCGCCATCGGACGCGCAGCTGCAACAGCTGCGCAGCATGCTGGCCGGTGCAAAGCAGCCGCTGGTCTTGCTGGGCGGCACCACCTGGACGCCGCAGGCATGCGCCGACCTGCAACAGTTCGCGGTAGCGAATCACCTGCCCGTCGCCTGCGCATTCCGCTTCCAGGACTTGCTCGACAATGCCCACCCGAACTACATCGGCGACGTCGGCATCGGCATCAACCCAAAGCTGGCCGCGCGTGTGAAAAATGCCGATCTGGTCATCGCCATCGGCCCGCGCCTGGGCGAAATGACGACGGGCGGTTACACCCTGTTCGACTCGCCCGTGCCACGCCAGCGCCTGGTCCACATCCATACGGATGCCGAGGAACTGGGCAGCGTCTACCAGGCCGAACTGATGATCAACAGCGGCATGCCGCAAGCCTGCGCCATGCTGGCCGCCATGGCGCCCGTCGACGCTTCCGTATGGAAACATACGCCTGCCGAAGCCAGGGCCGAGCTGGCCGCCTACCAAGAGCAGCCGCCCATCTTCCAGGATGGCCAGGCGCCGCTGGACCTGTGGCAAGTGACGCAAGAGATCATGGCGCAAGCGCCCCGTGACACCATCCTGACGAACGGCGCCGGCAATTATGCATCGTGGGCACACCGTTTTTATCGCTACGGCGGCATGCGCACGCAACTGGCGCCAACCAACGGCGCCATGGGCTACGGCGTGCCGTCCGGCGTGGCGGCGAAGATCGTGCACCCCGAGCGCACCGTGATCACCTTTGCCGGCGATGGCGAATACATGATGAATGGCCAGGAACTGGCCACCGCCGTGCAATACCAGGCAGGCGTGGTCATCATCGTCTTCAATAACCAGATGTTCGGCACCATCCGCATGCACCAGGAACGCGATTACCCGGGCCGCGTGTCGGGCACGACCCTGCACAACCCGGATTTTGCGGCCCTGGCGCAAGCGTATGGCGCGCATGGCGAAGTGGTGAATACGACAGAAGAGTTCGCTCCCGCCCTACGGCGCGCGCTGGCGCACGCCAAGGCCAACAACTTGCCGGCCCTGATCGAACTGCGCTACGACGGCAACCTGATCACGCCGAACGCCACTCTGGCCACCATCCGCGCCACGGCGGAAAAGGCGCAGGCGGCCAAATAAGCCCCTTGCAAGGCTGAAAATAACAAAGGCCCGGTCGATACCGGGCCTTTTTCTTTTGACAGCAGCAATCGCTCAGGCAGCGGGCACTGGCGCGCTTTCCTCGGCAGGCACTGCCTCGGCGGGCGCCTCCGGCATCGGCGGGCATGGGGTGCAGTTTTTCAGGGGACGGCCGAAATCGCGCACGCGGCTCAGTTTCATGGGCATGCGCACGTTGCCGCCGCAGTAATCGCCTTCCAGGGTCAGGGTCTGTCCATCCTTCGAAAACTTGCCGACGATGGTGCGCTCTTCGCTGTCGGCGCCGGCGATGGTGAAGTCGAAGGCGCCCGTGGCGGCGTCCAGGTTGACGTCGTTGGCCACGATGGGCCAGCTCAGGGCGCCTGCCGTGAATTCATAGATGACGGAATCGGCCTCGGCAAAGCGGTGCAGGGTCACGCGCTGGCCGCCGATTTCACCGCTATCCTTTTGCAGGCACAGGTCGGAGTAGACGGCCACGCCGTAGCGCTCCAGTCCGGCCGGCTTCTTGCCCTTGACGGCAGCGACAGCGGCGCCCGTGGCGCCAGCGAGCAACAGCGCGGCCAGCATGGCGGCCAGGCGCGGCGATGGGTATGGATACATGGCATTCCTTTACTTGAGTAACGGCGCCATTATAACTGGCGCCGCACATGCAAAAACGCGCCGCCAGGACTAGCCTGGAGACGCGTTTCCTTGCTTATCAGCATCCCCGAAGGGATGCTGGCAGCGGTACTAAGCTTCGCTTGCGCGAATATTAGAACGAGTGACGAACACCAACGTTGAAGGCTTTGTCGCCCGTACCGACGTTGCTGTTGTTGCCAACAGTGTAGCCAGCGTTGTTTTTGTTCGAGATCTTAGCGTACGAAGCGTAGGTGCTGGTGCGCTTCGACAGAGCGTACGAGTAGCCCACTGCGAACTGGTTAGCATCGGCGTTCAGGCCCGATTTGTCGTTCACGTGGATAACCGAAGCCATCACGGTGCCGGCTGGACCAACTGGTACCGTTGCGCCGATCAGGGCGGTGGTGCTGTCGTCGCTGGTTGCGGCCGAGGTGTAGTTGAATGCATTCAGGTTGCCGTTGTTACGCAGCGAGCTGTTTGCACCTTTGTTGACGCCGTAGGCAGCATACGCTTTCACAACTGCGAAGTCGTAGTTAGCAGCAACCAGCCAGTTACGTGCGCTGCCAGCATCGCTGATAGCGGTTTCGTTGCTGGTGGTGTTGTAAGCCACACGTGCATTCAAAGGACCGTTAGCGTAGCCAACCGACGCGCCCATTTGGCGACCGATTTTGCTGGATACCAGGCTCTCTTGGCCGTTGTTGGCGGTGCTGTAAGCAACGTCAGCATCGAAGCCGTTGAAGTTTGGCGAGGTGTACAGCACGGTGTTGCTGGTGCGGGTCGTGTTCGCTGGGAACAAGTTCTTAGCGGAACCAGCGTAGCCAACTGCGAATGGATCAGCAACTTTCGACAGGGTGTTGTACCAAGGGGTGTATTGACGACCCAGGGTTACGGTACCAGCCGTTTTGCTGCTCAGGCCAACGTAGGCTTGACGACCGAACAGGCCTTCGTTATTACCTTGCGCGCCGGTGTCAACGTTGAAACCCGATTCCAGAACGAACAGTGCCGACAGGCCGCTGCCCAGATCTTCGGTGCCTTTGAAGCCCAGACGGGAAGCCGAAGCAACGCCGCTATCGATTTTGTTAACGTTGCCGTTAACACCACCGCGCTCGCTGACGAAACCAGCGTCAACGGTACCGTAGATAACAACGCTCGATTGAGCTTGGGCTACGCCAGTGGCTGCTGCCAGAACTGCCAGGGTGATCAGAGTTTTTTTCATTGCGATTTCCTTTAATTTTGAAGCAAAAAGTAATACAGCCTATGCATCTCGAGCTGCGCTCTAACAGAGCGCTTTTTATGAGTGAGGGCAAGGTCTCCACCTGCCACATTGCTGTTCCGGTCAGGGGAACAATTCATATCGGTATCGGCACGCTATTGCACCGATAAGCTTGATGGCTGCAGAGCGACCGTATTTTCATGCGCCGGTTCGGTGCTCAAAGGGCACCGGAAGCGGCACTATAACGACCGTTTCACATTCCATCAAGTTCCGACATGTTACTTCCGGTACCAGGCCGGTTGCTTTTTCAGGCATCCCGGCCATCGCCAACCGTACTACGCGATAGAGCCAGTGCCCCTTGCCAACCAATGCATTGGCCTGATTGACCATTCCATCATAGCGCATGCCTTGTCGATACCCGTTGTATTAGTGCAACAGTATCAGGCGTATGATTAAAACATCAACATGCTTTACCCATCATTTGCCCTCCATGATTTACGCGACAAAGCGCACAATTTGTCAGGCGATAATGGAGAAACGGGACGAAGCATACACGGCATCGCCAATGTTTGCTGCCGGATGCCCGAAAACGGGAAATACGGCGCCCTGTTTTGGTGCGTTGCCGCATTATTCAGGGGCGTAGGCGCGATTTTCGACGTCGTCGCACGCATCGAAAAACTAGGCAGAGTGTCAATATAATTACTGACTTTGCGGTAATTTAAATTGCTCACATAGAAATGTTTTCCATGTTTTCCAGCACGCGCGCCGGGTGCCGGCTTGGAACGGATGAGGACGACTCTTGCTTGCAAATTCCGCATCAGTTGAAACAATTTCTTACAATGTTGCCTTCTCAATATTTTGACATTTTTGTCTCTAAAAAACGACACATTGACCGAAATCAAGTTTTCGCCAGCCCAATTCCACACAATTTACTTTTTCTTTTTCGCATTTTTTGCTTAAAAGCATCAAGAAACACGCTTAGCGCTGGCTTGCGCGCCGGAGCATGCGCATGAAACCACCGAGCAGCGGCAGCTTTTCATACAATTCTTCCGCCGCATCCCAATAATCGCGGTGCAATACCACCCGCCCCTGCGCATCGAAACGCAGATGTGTTGCGCCACGGATACATTGTTCGCCAGATACCAGGCGTTTCATGCGAAAGCGAAACTCCCACGTCAGGAACGCTTGCTCCCCCTGCCCCAGGCTTTCCAGCACGGCAAACCGGGGCGCATCGACTTGCACGAACATGTGCTCGAAGATGGCCAGGATGGCGGCATGGCCCTGCACCTCGTTGAACGGGTCCTTGAAGCGGGCGTCTGGCGCATACACGGCGCCCAGCTGTGCCAGGCCCTCCAGGCTCAGGTGCTCGTAAAACGCCACCAAGCGCGCCAGCGGAGCCTCCACGGTTGCACTCATAGGCCCGTCACCTTGCGGATCAGCCAAAAATAGGCGCGATACGGCAACAGCCGTGCCAGGCGCATGGCATTCGTGAAGCGCTTCGGAAAGTGGATGTGGAACTGGCCCCGCTCGATGCCGTCGAGCATGGCGGCGCGCCGCGTCCTTCGCCGTCATCAAGGCCGGCATGGTGAAATCATTGTCCGCCGTCAGGGGCGTGGCGACAAAACCAGGATTGATTTGATACACATCAATCCCGCGTGGATGAAGGTCCATGTACAGCGACTCCGTCAGGTTGATCAGCGCCGCCTTGCTGGCGCCATACGCGAGCGCCTTGGGCAAGCCGCCATAGCCGGCTACCGAAGCGACGATGCCGATGCCGCCGCTGCCCTGACGCAACAGCCACGGCAAGGCCTGTTCCAGGCAATTGAAGACGCCGCCCACATTCAGGGCCAGCAAGCCCTGGGCTGCCTCGAGATCGAAGCTATCGGCGCGCATGGCCTGATAGCCGCCAGCGACCACCAGTATCAGGTCAATATGCGTCCACTGCTGCTGCAATTCTACGCAGACGGCCCGCAGCTGCGCATGCTGGGTGATATCGAGCGGCAAGGCCTGCGCCAGCGGCTGTCCCTCGCACAACTGTTC
It encodes the following:
- a CDS encoding thiamine pyrophosphate-binding protein, with protein sequence MTQQSRTGGQILVDALQIHGVDTAFGVPGESYLDVLDALHDSGIRFIINRQEGGAAFMAEAYGKLTGKPGICFVTRGPGATNASIGVHTAYQDSTPMILFIGQVGNDFVDREAFQEIDYRRMYGQMAKWVAQIDRAERIPEYLARAFQVATSGRPGPVVLALPEDMLISMATVADTRAYQPVQAAPSDAQLQQLRSMLAGAKQPLVLLGGTTWTPQACADLQQFAVANHLPVACAFRFQDLLDNAHPNYIGDVGIGINPKLAARVKNADLVIAIGPRLGEMTTGGYTLFDSPVPRQRLVHIHTDAEELGSVYQAELMINSGMPQACAMLAAMAPVDASVWKHTPAEARAELAAYQEQPPIFQDGQAPLDLWQVTQEIMAQAPRDTILTNGAGNYASWAHRFYRYGGMRTQLAPTNGAMGYGVPSGVAAKIVHPERTVITFAGDGEYMMNGQELATAVQYQAGVVIIVFNNQMFGTIRMHQERDYPGRVSGTTLHNPDFAALAQAYGAHGEVVNTTEEFAPALRRALAHAKANNLPALIELRYDGNLITPNATLATIRATAEKAQAAK
- a CDS encoding porin; this encodes MKKTLITLAVLAAATGVAQAQSSVVIYGTVDAGFVSERGGVNGNVNKIDSGVASASRLGFKGTEDLGSGLSALFVLESGFNVDTGAQGNNEGLFGRQAYVGLSSKTAGTVTLGRQYTPWYNTLSKVADPFAVGYAGSAKNLFPANTTRTSNTVLYTSPNFNGFDADVAYSTANNGQESLVSSKIGRQMGASVGYANGPLNARVAYNTTSNETAISDAGSARNWLVAANYDFAVVKAYAAYGVNKGANSSLRNNGNLNAFNYTSAATSDDSTTALIGATVPVGPAGTVMASVIHVNDKSGLNADANQFAVGYSYALSKRTSTYASYAKISNKNNAGYTVGNNSNVGTGDKAFNVGVRHSF
- a CDS encoding nuclear transport factor 2 family protein, with the protein product MSATVEAPLARLVAFYEHLSLEGLAQLGAVYAPDARFKDPFNEVQGHAAILAIFEHMFVQVDAPRFAVLESLGQGEQAFLTWEFRFRMKRLVSGEQCIRGATHLRFDAQGRVVLHRDYWDAAEELYEKLPLLGGFMRMLRRASQR